In Nicotiana tabacum cultivar K326 chromosome 17, ASM71507v2, whole genome shotgun sequence, one DNA window encodes the following:
- the LOC142172009 gene encoding uncharacterized protein LOC142172009 translates to MVSESSSIPREFIFQLFFVLHFLCSSLYSTVAPETPLIPAPQTSTRNGVTLDDNHPYFLHSLYAPGMSLVNAVFDGRGYQGWKRSVLIALSAKSKLGFIDGTCPAPAIASKDYQPWSRCNDMVISWLLNSLSKDIGDSVIYSKTTKELWTGLEHRFGQSNEAKLYYLQKELAGLVQGTSDIATYFIKLKCLWDELDSLNTNIKCTCTCICEGKKVVEKSQEDQRLIQFLMGWNEAYGQARGTILIMNPLPNINHAYSLILQDENQKEFQKPANGFQKSGSPPQMKSVPKARKGKFNPNVSCTYCKKIDHSVADCYRIIGFPYGFEFTNGKQGQGPIRGNGAFSGDQGDDLTSNEVMNQHLSREQFSQLVQLIKQVKVTDAVSSNSEINANAVAGTIIKYSGSCFQFTIQAPGL, encoded by the exons atggtatcagagaGTAGCTCGATTCCAAGGGAATTCATCTTTCAACTTTTctttgttcttcattttttgtgttCTTCACTCTATTCCACCGTGGCACCTGAAACACCTCTCATTCCTGCACCTCAAACTTCAACTAGAAATGGAGTGACTCTTGATGATAATCACCCCTACTTCCTTCATTCATTATATGCACCTGGAATGAGCTTAGTCAATGCAGTCTTTGATGGTAGAGGGTACCAAGGATGGAAGAGATCTGTGTTGATAGCCCTTTCAGCAAAAAGCAAACTGGGCTTCATTGATGGTACATGTCCAGCTCCTGCTATTGCTTCCAAAGATTATCAACCATGGAGCAGATGCAATGACATGGTAATATCATGGTTGTTGAACTCACTGTCTAAGGACATTGGAGACAGTGTTATATACTCCAAAACTACAAAAGAACTCTGGACTGGACTGGAGCACAGATTTGGGCAGTCTAATGAAGCAAAATTGTATTACCTGCAGAAAGAGTTAGCTGGTTTAGTTCAAGGTACAAGTGACATAGCAACCTATTTCATAAAGCTTAAATGTCTATGGGATGAGTTGGATTCTCTCAACACCAATATCAAGTGCACTTGCACTTGTATCTGTGAGGGTAAGAAAGTGGTGGAAAAATCACAAGAGGATCAGAgacttattcaatttctaatgGGCTGGAATGAGGCCTATGGTCAAGCTAGGGGAACCATACTCATAATGAATCCATTACCCAACATCAACCATGCCTACTCCTTGATTCTACAAGATGAGAATCAGAAAGAG TTTCAGAAACCTGCTAATGGTTTTCAAAAATCTGGAAGTCCACCACAAATGAAATCAGTTCCCAAGGCAAGGAAAGGAAAATTCAACCCTAATGTTTCTTGTACCTACTGCAAGAAAATAGATCACTCAGTAGCAGATTGCTACAGAATCATAGGGTTTCCATATGGGTTTGAATTCACAAATGGAAAACAAGGTCAAGGACCTATCAGAGGTAATGGAGCTTTCTCAGGAGACCAAGGAGATGATCTGACCAGCAATGAAGTTATGAATCAACACCTTTCAAGGGAACAATTCTCACAGTTGGTACAACTCATTAAGCAAGTTAAGGTGACAGATGCAGTAAGCTCAAACTCAGAAATCAATGCAAATGCTGTGGCTGGTACAATTATCAAATATTCTGGTTCTTGTtttcagtttacaattcaagcacCTGGATTATAG
- the LOC107777522 gene encoding proline-rich receptor-like protein kinase PERK8, with the protein MASPDSSPSVVPLPVFPAASPSNSSSSTSPPPPPDSSAPPPQSSSPPAPPSPPPSESKSPPPAESPPPPPPTEAAPPPSVSPPPPPSPPPPSPKAPPPASAPPPVSSPPPPSRESPPPAPPPSPPSPPPAVSPSPPPPVKNPSPPPDSPPPPPPVVNPPQNSPPPAASTPPPASLPSAPPPVPLTSPPPSISPPAPPNNASLAGAPPPLPVPRLPTEKPTAKSTTPNPAITADSSPRNGGGNKTGGVVAIGVVAGFLALSLVILAVWFTRKRKKRESAFNLNYLGPSPFAASSPNSDTSFLRSRSQHSAYLAASGSQSTFMYSPEHGGIGNSRSWFTYEELAEATNGFSSDSVLGEGGFGCVYKGVLSDGREVAVKQLKSGSGQGEREFRAEVEIISRVHHRHLVSLVGYCISEQQRLLVYDYVPNDTLDYHLHGKGGTMDWATRVKVAAGAARGLAYLHEDCHPRIIHRDIKSSNILLDINFEAQVADFGLARLAGDVNTHVSTRVMGTFGYLAPEYASSGKLTEKSDVYSFGVVLLELITGRKPVDQSQPLGDESLVEWARPLLAQALETENFEDIVDPRLEKNFVASEMFRMIEAAAACVRHSGPKRPRMSQVVRALDSMDELSDLSNGMKPGQSEIFDSREQSAQIRMFQRMAFGSQEYSSDFFNYSQSSYRS; encoded by the exons ATGGCCTCTCCAGATTCTTCCCCTTCTGTTGTTCCACTCCCAGTTTTCCCTGCAGCTTCACCTTCAAATTCTAGTTCTAGTACATCTCCTCCTCCACCTCCAGACTCTTCAGCTCCACCTCCTCAATCCTCTTCTCCACCAGCTCCGCCTTCTCCTCCTCCATCAGAGTCAAAATCACCACCTCCTGCAGAATCTCCTCCACCACCACCTCCGACAGAAGCAGCACCACCACCGTCAGTATCACCGCCGCCACCGCCCTCACCACCACCACCTTCTCCTAAGGCTCCTCCACCTGCCAGTGCCCCACCTCCAGTTTCATCTCCACCCCCACCATCACGAGAATCTCCTCCTCCAGCCCCTCCTCCTTCCCCACCTTCTCCCCCTCCGGCAGTTTCACCTTCCCCTCCACCACCAGTGAAAAATCCATCACCACCCCCTGAttctccaccaccaccaccacctgtTGTAAACCCGCCACAAAACTCCCCTCCACCTGCTGCATCAACCCCCCCTCCAGCTTCACTGCCATCTGCTCCTCCACCTGTCCCCTTAACATCTCCACCCCCTTCTATTTCTCCTCCTGCTCCCCCTAATAATGCATCTCTAGCTGGAGCTCCCCCTCCATTACCTGTGCCTCGCCTTCCTACAGAGAAGCCCACAGCTAAATCAACTACCCCTAACCCTGCTATCACTGCAGATTCAAGTCCCAGAAATGGTGGGGGAAATAAGACTGGAGGTGTAGTGGCAATTGGTGTTGTTGCTGGGTTTTTGGCCCTTAGCCTGGTGATTCTTGCTGTCTGGTTTACACGGAAgcgaaagaaaagagagagtgcATTTAATCTCAATTACTTGGGACCCTCTCCATTTGCTGCTTCCTCACCAAATTCAG ATACATCCTTCCTAAGATCAAGATCCCAACATTCTGCTTATCTAGCTGCAAGCGGCTCGCAAAGCACTTTTATGTACTCTCCAGAGCATGGCGGTATTGGAAATTCAAGATCGTGGTTCACTTATGAAGAATTAGCTGAGGCAACAAATGGTTTTTCCTCTGATAGTGTTTTGGGTGAAGGTGGGTTTGGATGTGTTTACAAAGGTGTTCTTAGTGATGGAAGGGAAGTCGCTGTCAAACAGCTGAAAAGTGGAAGTGGACAAGGGGAACGTGAGTTCAGAGCAGAAGTTGAGATTATCAGCCGTGTACACCATCGTCATTTGGTTTCGCTCGTTGGTTATTGTATCTCAGAGCAACAAAGGTTACTTGTCTACGACTATGTGCCAAACGACACGCTTGACTATCATCTTCATG GTAAAGGCGGGACTATGGATTGGGCTACCCGAGTTAAAGTAGCTGCTGGTGCAGCACGTGGACTTGCTTATCTGCATGAAGACT GCCATCCCCGCATTATCCATAGGGatatcaaatcatcaaacatTCTCTTGGATATCAACTTTGAAGCACAG GTTGCAGATTTTGGGCTTGCAAGGTTAGCAGGTGATGTCAATACACATGTGTCAACTCGTGTGATGGGAACCTTTGG ATACTTGGCACCAGAGTATGCATCTAGTGGAAAATTAACGGAGAAATCTGATGTTTATTCATTTGGCGTTGTACTTTTGGAGCTTATTACTGGGCGGAAACCTGTTGACCAATCTCAGCCCTTAGGCGATGAAAGCCTGGTTGAATGG GCTCGACCTTTGCTTGCTCAAGCACTTGAGACTGAAAATTTTGAAGATATAGTAGATCCTAGGCTTGAAAAGAACTTTGTTGCGAGTGAGATGTTCCGGATGATTGAAGCAGCTGCAGCTTGTGTACGTCATTCAGGCCCAAAAAGGCCTCGTATGAGCCAG GTGGTTAGAGCTCTAGATTCCATGGATGAGCTGTCAGATCTGTCCAATGGAATGAAACCTGGACAAAGTGAAATTTTTGATTCAAGGGAACAATCTGCACAGATAAGAATGTTTCAAAGAATGGCCTTTGGAAGTCAAGAGTACAGTTCAGATTTCTTCAATTACTCCCAAAGCAGCTATAGAAGTTGA
- the LOC107777520 gene encoding glucan endo-1,3-beta-D-glucosidase-like codes for MGAVTQSSLHSEYAMLLILLFYSFSVFVNGYNAQLTSNSNHRPNHHFLFTKAKSKVLPNPSDYFSSQLLSTPLPTNSFFQNFVLKNGDTPEYIQPYLIRSANSSVSLCYPSQNITSALIEQIFRPDLTISGFKNPNPTQHHIISSYSDLSVTLDLPSSNLRFFLVRGSPYLTFAVSGNTSISISTVDPIRKLSCDSSFTKYTIRLRNRQTWILYASSPIHLTHNVSSIISGGFSGVIRIALLTISDRQCEKILDQYSSAYPVSGSATLRSFGLSYKWDVNGKGKLLMLAHPLHRRLLSTADSSVTVLDDFQYRSIDGELVGVVGDSWELETNSIPISWHSVKGLNKKSVPEIIRALGKDVKTLNASNISTTSSYFYGKLVARAARLALIAEEVSYPKITLAVVQYLKDTIEPWLNGTFGANGFLYDRKWGGLVTKQGINDTTADFGFGIYNDHHFHLGYFVYGISVLTKFDPAWGNQYKKQAYALVEDYTNLGLKQNRHYTRVRCFDFWKLHSWAAGLNEFPFGRNQESTSEAINAYYSAALMGFAYGDTDLVSIGSTLTAFEMLSAQTWWHVKGDNKIYAPSFVKKNKVVGILWSRKRDSILWFAPAERKDIRLGIQVLPLLPITEVVFSDVDYVKELVKWALTSVPKNRTEEGWKGFVYALEAIYRMKQALKKVRDLSNHDDGNSLSNLLWWIHSRK; via the coding sequence ATGGGAGCTGTAACCCAAAGTTCTCTGCACAGTGAGTATGCAATGTTGCTTATTTTACTGTTCTATTCATTTTCTGTTTTTGTTAATGGTTATAATGCTCAGTTAACCTCAAATTCAAACCATAGACCAAACCATCATTTTCTCTTCACAAAAGCAAAATCTAAAGTCTTGCCTAATCCATCTGATTACTTTTCTAGCCAACTTCTTTCCACCCCTTTGCCCACTAAttcatttttccaaaattttgtgCTCAAGAATGGTGACACACCTGAATACATCCAACCTTATCTAATTCGCTCTGCTAACTCCTCTGTTTCTCTTTGTTACCCATCTCAGAACATAACCTCTGCTTTAATAGAACAGATTTTTCGCCCGGATTTGACTATATCCGGTTTCAAGAATCCTAACCCAACGCAGCACCACATAATCTCATCATATAGTGATCTTAGTGTTACTTTAGACTTACCATCAAGTAACCTTAGATTCTTTCTGGTCAGAGGTAGTCCTTATTTAACCTTTGCCGTTAGTGGAAACACTTCCATTTCAATCTCAACCGTTGATCCCATACGCAAACTCTCTTGTGATAGTTCTTTCACTAAGTACACAATTAGACTCCGCAATCGTCAAACATGGATCCTATATGCATCTTCTCCTATTCATTTGACTCACAATGTATCCTCCATTATTTCTGGTGGATTCTCGGGTGTAATACGGATTGCTCTCTTGACTATTTCTGATCGCCAATGTGAGAAAATTCTTGATCAGTACAGCTCGGCTTATCCCGTGTCTGGAAGTGCAACTTTGAGGTCTTTTGGTCTTAGTTACAAATGGGATGTGAACGGTAAAGGCAAGTTGCTTATGCTTGCTCACCCTCTACATCGTCGACTTCTTTCAACAGCAGATTCTTCAGTAACTGTTTTGGATGATTTCCAGTATAGAAGCATTGATGGTGAGCTTGTTGGCGTTGTTGGAGATTCGTGGGAGCTTGAAACAAATTCAATTCCAATATCATGGCATTCGgttaaaggtttgaataaaaaatCAGTCCCTGAAATTATTCGTGCACTTGGTAAAGATGTCAAGACTTTGAATGCATCAAACATATCTACTACATCGTCGTATTTTTATGGGAAATTGGTTGCTAGAGCAGCAAGATTGGCATTGATTGCAGAAGAGGTTTCTTATCCTAAGATAACCCTGGCTGTTGTTCAATACTTGAAGGATACAATAGAGCCTTGGTTAAATGGAACATTTGGTGCCAATGGTTTCTTATATGACAGGAAATGGGGTGGCCTTGTAACTAAACAAGGGATAAATGACACAACAGCTGATTTTGGTTTTGGAATTTATAATGACCACCATTTTCATTTGGGATACTTTGTGTATGGGATTTCTGTGCTTACTAAATTTGATCCTGCTTGGGGAAATCAGTACAAAAAGCAAGCCTATGCTTTAGTTGAAGATTACACGAACTTGGGACTTAAGCAGAACCGGCATTATACTCGTGTTAGGTGTTTTGACTTCTGGAAGTTACATTCTTGGGCTGCAGGGCTGAATGAATTTCCATTTGGGAGAAATCAAGAGAGTACAAGTGAAGCTATTAATGCGTATTATTCAGCAGCATTGATGGGATTCGCGTATGGAGATACAGACCTTGTTTCCATCGGATCAACTCTTACTGCCTTTGAAATGCTGTCAGCACAGACTTGGTGGCATGTAAAAGGAGACAACAAAATCTATGCACCAAGTTTTGTCAAGAAAAATAAGGTGGTTGGTATTTTATGGTCTAGAAAAAGAGACAGCATTCTTTGGTTTGCTCCAGCTGAGAGGAAAGACATTAGGCTGGGGATTCAAGTTCTACCACTTTTGCCAATTACTGAGGTTGTGTTTTCTGATGTGGATTATGTGAAGGAGCTTGTTAAATGGGCACTCACTAGTGTACCTAAAAATAGAACTGAGGAAGGTTGGAAAGGATTTGTTTATGCCTTGGAAGCTATTTATAGAATGAAGCAAGCTCTAAAGAAAGTGAGGGACCTGAGCAATCATGATGATGGAAATTCACTCTCAAATCTCTTGTGGTGGATTCATAGCAGAAAATGA
- the LOC107777521 gene encoding glucan endo-1,3-beta-D-glucosidase has product MLLKIIKRQVKAIITKPFKNPYKTPPQPEPPQPSSSSQSLAMSSSQPFLFPSTQSTVLPDPSSFFAPHLLSNPLPTNSFFQNFVLKNGDQPEFIHPYLVKSSLSSLTLCYPSQFHNPAFIYQNFIADLTITGLNNSNPNTPHVISSFDDLSVTLDLPSSNLRFFLVKGSPFITCNVLGNVALSISTIHAILECNSNSNRTKYTIKLNNGQTWVLYASSPIDLSHDLSTIKSGVFSGVIRIACLPNSDPTCEAVLDRFSSCYPTSGNAVFSQPFCLEYKWEKNGWGDLLMLAHPLHLQLLSAADCAVTVLDGFKYNSIDGELVGVVGDSWILKSDPVSVTWHSIKGVKEEACLEIIDALNKDVASLDSKGISTTSSYFYGKLIARAARLALIAEEVCYLDVIPVIRKFLKDTVEPWLEGTFEANGFFYESKWGGIVTKQGALDSGADFGFGVYNDHHFHIGHFLYAIAVLAKIDPIWGRKYRPQAYALMADFMNLSRRTNSKYARLRCFDLWKLHSWAGGLTEFADGRNQESTSEAVNAYYSAALMGLAYGDTNLVAIGSTLSAFEIHSAQTWWHVKEGSTLYGEEFTKDNRVVGVLWSNKRDSSLWFAPAEWRECRLGIQVLPILPITEVLFSDVQFVKQLVEWTQPALAREGGVGEGWKGFVYTLEAIYDKVGALDKTRSLTGFDDGNSLSNLLWWIHTRDDKVEESDNGSKFCWFRHYSH; this is encoded by the coding sequence ATGTTGTTGAAGATAATCAAAAGACAAGTCAAAGCCATCATCAcaaaacccttcaaaaatccATATAAAACCCCTCCACAGCCTGAACCACCACAACCTTCATCTTCCTCACAATCTCTTGCCATGTCATCATCACAGCCTTTCCTCTTCCCAAGTACTCAATCCACTGTTCTCCCTGATCCTTCTTCCTTTTTTGCCCCTCATCTCCTCTCAAATCCATTACCCACAAattcttttttccaaaattttgtcCTCAAGAATGGTGATCAGCCTGAATTCATACACCCTTATCTTGTAAAATCCTCACTTTCGTCCCTCACTCTTTGTTACCCATCTCAGTTCCACAATCCTGCTTTTATTTACCAAAATTTCATTGCTGATTTGACTATCACTGGTTTGAATAATTCCAATCCAAATACACCCCATGTAATTTCATCCTTTGATGATCTTAGTGTCACATTAGACCTTCCTTCTAGTAATCTCAGGTTCTTTCTTGTTAAAGGTTCCCCCTTTATTACATGTAACGTTCTTGGAAATGTAGCGCTTTCGATTTCAACAATTCATGCCATTCTTGAATGTAATTCGAATAGTAATCGTACCAAATATACTATTAAGCTCAACAATGGGCAAACTTGGGTTTTGTATGCTtcttctcccattgatttgaGTCATGATTTGTCCACTATCAAGTCTGGTGTGTTTTCGGGTGTTATTCGGATTGCTTGTTTGCCAAATTCTGACCCAACGTGTGAAGCAGTACTTGATCGTTTTAGTTCTTGTTATCCTACAAGTGGTAATGCGGTTTTTAGTCAGCCATTTTGCTTGGAGTACAAGTGGGAAAAGAATGGATGGGGTGACTTGCTTATGTTGGCTCACCCTCTCCATCTCCAGCTGCTTTCTGCTGCCGATTGTGCTGTAACTGTGTTGGATGGATTTAAGTATAATAGTATTGATGGTGAGCTTGTTGGTGTTGTTGGAGACTCATGGATATTGAAGAGCGATCCAGTTTCTGTAACGTGGCATTCGATTAAAGGTGTTAAGGAAGAGGCTTGTTTAGAAATAATTGATGCTTTGAATAAGGATGTTGCTTCGTTGGATTCGAAGGGAATATCAACAACATCGTCTTATTTTTATGGTAAATTGATTGCGAGAGCAGCAAGGCTGGCATTGATAGCTGAAGAGGTTTGTTACCTTGATGTTATCCCGGTTATCCGCAAATTCTTGAAGGATACAGTTGAACCATGGTTGGAGGGGACTTTTGAAGCAAATGGTTTCTTTTATGAATCGAAATGGGGTGGAATTGTGACTAAACAAGGGGCGCTGGATTCGGGAGCTGACTTTGGATTTGGGGTATATAATGATCACCATTTTCATATTGGCCATTTCCTTTATGCTATTGCAGTGCTAGCCAAGATAGACCCAATCTGGGGGAGAAAGTATAGGCCACAAGCTTATGCACTTATGGCAGATTTTATGAATTTAAGCAGGCGAACAAATTCGAAGTATGCCCGCTTGAGGTGTTTTGACTTGTGGAAGCTGCATTCTTGGGCTGGGGGATTGACAGAATTTGCAGATGGACGGAACCAGGAGAGCACAAGTGAAGCAGTAAATGCATACTATTCAGCAGCTTTAATGGGTTTGGCCTATGGGGATACCAATCTTGTTGCCATTGGATCCACCCTTTCGGCTTTTGAGATTCATTCTGCACAGACTTGGTGGCATGTGAAAGAGGGAAGCACTTTGTATGGGGAAGAATTTACAAAGGATAACAGGGTGGTGGGTGTTTTATGGTCTAACAAAAGGGACAGCAGCCTTTGGTTTGCTCCAGCTGAATGGAGAGAGTGTAGACTTGGAATTCAGGTCTTACCAATATTGCCCATTACTGAAGTTCTGTTTTCAGACGTTCAGTTTGTGAAGCAGTTGGTCGAATGGACGCAGCCAGCTCTGGCAAGGGAAGGTGGGGTTGGAGAAGGGTGGAAAGGGTTTGTGTATACATTGGAAGCAATATATGATAAAGTGGGTGCTTTGGACAAAACTAGGAGCTTAACTGGCTTTGATGATGGAAACTCCCTTTCAAATCTACTGTGGTGGATTCATACTAGGGATGATAAAGTGGAGGAAAGTGATAATGGAAGCAAGTTCTGCTGGTTCCGACACTACTCTCATTAA